A window of the Streptomyces sp. NBC_00250 genome harbors these coding sequences:
- a CDS encoding ThuA domain-containing protein: MRRHLIRLLGLMALVLGLGAVAPAQAAPAAPEFKVLAFYNGTWDAAHIDFVKEANDWFPRTAAANNFSYTATTDWNLLANGGVDAYDVVVFLDDAPQSAAQRAGFERYMRNGGGWLGFHVSAFTTNASGWNWYYNQFLGSGNFRSNTWGPTTALVRTENATHPAAAGLPATWTSAVSEWYSWSNNLRANPSIKVLASVDPAGFPLGTDPNQTWYSGDYPLVWTNTQYRMLYANFGHNAMNYDTGTRLSSTFASPTQNRLLTDGLKWLAGTGTTPPPGPFPGDSWYALAAEANGLCVDVRAAGTADGTPVQQYTCNGTQAQQFRFTPTTDGYSRIGVRPAPQQVLDVTDRSTADGAPLQLWSSSGGTNQQWLPVAEASGRYHFVARHSGKCLATTGTGTVGVPLVQRPCDGSQSQSFRPTAVP; this comes from the coding sequence ATGAGACGACACCTGATACGGCTCCTCGGCCTGATGGCCCTCGTCCTCGGCCTCGGCGCCGTCGCACCCGCCCAGGCGGCCCCGGCCGCACCGGAGTTCAAGGTGCTCGCGTTCTACAACGGCACCTGGGACGCGGCCCACATCGACTTCGTGAAGGAAGCCAACGACTGGTTCCCGCGCACCGCGGCCGCCAACAACTTCAGCTACACGGCGACCACCGACTGGAACCTGCTCGCCAACGGCGGTGTGGACGCGTACGACGTCGTCGTCTTCCTCGACGACGCCCCGCAGAGCGCCGCCCAACGCGCGGGATTCGAGCGGTACATGCGCAACGGCGGCGGCTGGCTCGGCTTCCACGTCTCGGCGTTCACGACGAACGCCTCCGGCTGGAACTGGTACTACAACCAGTTCCTGGGAAGCGGGAACTTCCGCTCCAACACCTGGGGCCCGACCACGGCCCTCGTGCGCACCGAGAACGCGACCCACCCCGCGGCGGCCGGGCTGCCCGCGACCTGGACCTCGGCCGTCAGCGAGTGGTACAGCTGGTCGAACAACCTGCGCGCAAACCCGTCCATCAAGGTGCTCGCCTCGGTCGACCCGGCCGGCTTCCCGCTGGGCACCGACCCGAACCAGACCTGGTACAGCGGCGACTACCCCCTCGTGTGGACCAATACGCAGTACCGCATGCTGTACGCCAACTTCGGCCACAACGCCATGAACTACGACACCGGCACCCGGCTCTCCTCCACCTTCGCCAGCCCCACCCAGAACCGTCTCCTGACCGACGGCCTGAAGTGGCTGGCGGGCACCGGCACCACCCCACCGCCGGGCCCCTTCCCGGGGGACTCCTGGTACGCGCTGGCCGCCGAGGCCAACGGTCTGTGCGTCGACGTCCGGGCGGCGGGCACGGCCGACGGCACGCCCGTCCAGCAGTACACCTGCAACGGGACCCAGGCCCAGCAGTTCCGCTTCACCCCCACGACCGACGGCTACAGCCGCATCGGCGTCCGCCCCGCTCCCCAGCAGGTTCTCGACGTCACCGACCGGTCGACCGCCGACGGCGCGCCCCTGCAATTGTGGTCCTCGTCCGGCGGCACCAACCAGCAGTGGCTGCCGGTGGCCGAAGCCTCCGGCCGGTACCACTTCGTCGCCCGCCACAGCGGCAAGTGCCTGGCCACCACCGGCACCGGCACGGTCGGCGTCCCCCTCGTCCAACGCCCCTGCGACGGCTCCCAGTCGCAGAGCTTCCGCCCCACCGCGGTGCCCTAG